The sequence TATGAAAATTAATAACTTTTGCGATTAAGATATggatgaaaattattttttgtcgTGTTTATATGCATGAGTTCCATTCGTACCAATTCACAGTTAAATTCACTGCCAATAAAAAATCTGGAGTCATTATTAATTCTTGTATTGAATTACGTAATAATCATGGTGATTTTTATACAGACAAGGAAACGGAGGAAACTGAAGTTGGAGATCAATATGGAGGTGGATACGGAGGAGGGCGTGGCGGCCGAGGTGGATATGGAGGCGGTGGTCACGGTGGATATGGAGGCGGCCGAGGTGGACGCTGCCGCTATGGCTGCTGCGGCGGAGGTAGATACGGTGGGGGTTGCAGGTGCTGCAGCTACGCCGGGCAAGCTGTGGATCCTGACTTTGT comes from Primulina huaijiensis isolate GDHJ02 chromosome 2, ASM1229523v2, whole genome shotgun sequence and encodes:
- the LOC140964217 gene encoding glycine-rich protein-like; the encoded protein is MGSKALVFLGFLVAMVLLISSEVAARELAETTNSVEANKETEETEVGDQYGGGYGGGRGGRGGYGGGGHGGYGGGRGGRCRYGCCGGGRYGGGCRCCSYAGQAVDPDFVEDETQN